The genome window GCGCGACGCGATCGTCGCCCACGCCCGCGCCGACCACCCGGACGAGGCCTGCGGGGTGGTCGCCGGACCGGCCGGCACCGACCGCCCGGAGCGGTTCATCCCGATGCTGAACGCGGCCCGCTCGCCCACCTTCTACGAGTTCGACTCGCAGGACCTGCTGAAGCTCTACCGCGACATGGACGACCGGGACGAGGAGCCGGTGGTGGTCTACCACTCGCACACCGCCACCGAGGCCTACCCCTCGCGCACCGACGTCAGCTACGCCTCCGAGCCCAACGCGCACTACGTGCTGGTGTCCACGGCGGAGGGCACCGGGCCGGAGGACCCCTACCAGTTCCGCTCGTTCCGAATCGTGGACGGTGTGATCACCGAGGAGGACGTGACGGTCGTCGAGGCCTGAGCGGCTGGTCGGCGGGCCGATCAGCCGGCCCGCCGGCCCCTCGGGCTCCATTCGGACGACCGGGGAGTCCCAGATGCCGACACGAAAGCTTCCGAACAGTGAGACGGGCATGGAGGATCCGGGCCGGGAATCTATACGATGAGCCCATGCGTTCCGTCGATGTGAGCATCCAGGCCCCGGGCATCCGCCTCGTGGCGCGCCTGCACATCGATCTGTGCCGGCACGCCGCGGCCATCTGTCGCGACGCCTGAGCCGCCGCCGCCCGACCACCGGGCAGCCGGCACCGCGCCCGCCCCACCCCAACCCCGTCGCGCCGCGCGCCTGCGGCCCCACCACGACCTGCCCAGGAGCACCGCCATGGCCATCGAGGTCCGCATCCCGACCATCCTCCGCAGCTACACCGACGGCGCCAAGGCCGTCGACGGCGCCGGCGCCAGCCTCGGCGAGCTGATCGCCGACCTGGATGTCCGTCACCCGGGCATCGCCGCCCGCCTGCTGGACAACGGTGAGCTGCGCCGCTTCGTCAACGTCTACCTGAACGACGAGGACGTCCGCTTCCTGGAGGGCATCGGCACCGGCCTCAAGGACGGCGACAGCGTCACGATCCTCCCGGCCGTGGCCGGCGGCTCGAAGTAATGCGCTACGACAGCCCGATCGAAGCCGTCGGCAACACCCCGCTGGTCCGGCTGCCCCGGCTCTCCGCGGCGATCCCCGGCAACGAGTCGGGCCAGGTGTCGCTCTGGGCCAAGCTGGAGGACCGCAACCCGACCGGCTCGATCAAGGACCGCCCGGCCCTGCACATGATCGAGCGGGCCGAGGCGGCCGGCCGGCTCACCCCGGGCTGCACCGTGCTGGAGCCCACCAGCGGCAACACCGGCATCTCGCTCGCCATGGCGGCCAAGCTCAAGGGCTACCGGATGGTGTGCGTGATGCCGGAGAACACCAGCGAGGAGCGGCGCGAGCTGCTCCGGATGTGGGGCGCCGAGATCATCTCCTCGCCCGCCGCCGGCGGCTCCAACACCGCGGTGCGGGTGGCCAAGGAGCTGGCCGCCGAGCACCCGGACTGGGTGATGCTCTACCAGTACGGCAACCCGGACAACGCCGGCGCGCACTACGCCGGCACCGGCCCGGAGATCCTCGCCGACCTGCCCACCGTCACCCACTTCGTGGCCGGCCTCGGCACCACCGGCACCCTGATGGGCGTCGGCCGGTACCTGCGCGAGAAGGTGCCGGGCGTGAAGATCGTGGCCGCCGAACCGCGCTACGACGACCTGGTCTACGGCCTGCGCAACCTCGACGAGGGCTTCGTGCCCGAGCTCTACGACGCCGAGGTGCTCACCACCCGGTTCAGCGTCGGCTCCGCCGACTCGGTGCGGCGCACCCGCGAGCTGCTCGCCGAGGAGGGCATCTTCGCCGGTGTCTCCACCGGCGCCATCCTGCACGCGGCGCTCGGCGCCGGCCGCCGCGCCGCCGAGGCGGGCGAGCGGGCCGACATCGTCTTCGTGGTGCCGGACGGCGGCTGGAAGTACCTGTCCACCGGCATCTACACCGCCGAGACCACCGAGCAGGCGGTCGAGGCGCTGCGCGGCCAGCTCTGGGCCTGATCAGGCTTCAGTCGACGCACCGTCAACGGGCCCGTACCGCACGCTCGGTACGGGCCCAGGTCGTCGCGTCCAACACGCCGACCCGGCGGCGGAAGTGCGCCAGCGGCACCTCGCGCAGTTCGTGCGTCTCCAGCCAGCTGGCCCGGCCCTGGCGGTCGCCCACCGCGCCCGGCGGCAGCGCCAGCACCCCCGGCAGCTCGGCGTGGTGCTTGCTGGTGATCTTGGCGACGGTGGCCGTCCGCCCGCGCACCGCCAGCACCAGGCAGGGCCGGTCCTTGCTCCCCGAGACCTCTTCGAACGGCACCTCGGCCCACCAGATCTCCCGCGGTGCGGGGGAGCCCGCCCGGGGCGCGCCGACCGGGGCGGGCCGCGGCCGTTCGGTGGTCCGGGAGCGGCAGCCGAGCAGCACCACCAGGGCGAGCAGCACCAGCACCGCGAGGCCGAGCAGCGGATAGGTCGCGTGATTCATGTGCTGACCGTACCGGTGTGACAGTTGAGCATTTATCCGTTCCCGGCTGCCGCTTCGTCACAGAACCACCACTGCGCCCGCCGCGCCCCGGGAGTCGGCGCCCGCACCGATTGGCTGGTCGTGCACCACCCCTGATCGAGCCTCGCCGCCCCGGAGGTCCCCGATGAGCCAGTCCAGCGCCGACGCGTGGTCCTACCCCGAGATCGCCCGCCACATCGGAGTGCAGCCCGACACCGTGCGCAGCTACCGGCGCCACGGGCTGCTGCCCGAACCCGACTTCGTGGACGCCGGCGGGCATCCGCGCTGGTACCCGGAGCGGATCCGGGAGTGGGCCAGGCGCCGCCCCGGGCACCGCTGAGCGCCGCCGGCCCCGGGCCGGAAACCGGCCGGAAACCAGCCGGAGCACGGGCGGTGGCCGCACGCCGCTCCGTTCTGGTGATTCCAGCCACAGCCCGGCACGGGGACGGGGGCAAAGTGCCGCCGCACCCTTACCCTCGACACACGACCGCTGCCACTACCCGCCGGTGCGACCCGGCGGTAACCGGCATGCGCGGGCCTGGATCCGGCGGAGGGGCACGGGATGGAACTGACTGTGGTGGGCTGCTCCGGGAGCTTTCCGTCGCCGGAATCCGCCTGCTCCAGCTACCTGGTCGAGGCCGACGGCTTCCGGCTGGTCCTGGACCTGGGCAACGGCGCGCTCGGCGCGCTGCAGAACCACATCGGCCTCTACGACGTGGACGCCATCGCACTCAGCCACCTGCACGCCGACCACTGCATCGACCTGTGCGCCTACTGGGTCGCCCGCAACTACCGGCTGGAGGGCTGCCCCGAGCTGCTGCCGGTCTACGGCCCCGCCGACACGCCCGGCCGGCTGGCCCGCGCCTACGACATGCCCGAGGTCCCCGGGATGACCGAGGTCTTCGATTTCCGCACGCTGCCCGCCGGCCCGTTCGAGCTCGGCCCGCTGCGGGTCACCGCGGTCCGGGTCAACCACCCGGTGGAGGCCTACGCCTTCCGGATCGAGCACGGCGGCCGCTCGCTGGTCTACTCCGGCGACACCGGGGAGAGCCCCGAGCTGGTGGCCCTCGCGCGCGACTGCGACCTGCTGCTCTGCGAGGCCGCCTACACCGACGGCAAGGAGACCTACCGGGCCGTCCACCTGAACGGCCGGGAGGCCGGCGAGCACGCCGCGGCCGCCGGTGCCCGGCGCCTGGTGCTCACCCACATCCCCCCGTGGACCGATCCGCAGCGCAACCTGCACGACGCCCGGCTGGCCTTCCCGGGGCCGGTGGAGCTGGCCGAGGCCGGCGCGGTGTACCGGATCTGAGCGGCGCGACACGGCGAAGGGCCCGTCCGAACCGATCGGACGGGCCCTTCGCCGTGTGGTGCCGTGGGGTCAGGCCTTGGTGATGTCGTCGATCTCGTCCTCGGGCTCGCGGCCCGGGGTGGGGAGGTTGAACTTGGTGATCGCGAAGCGGAAGACCACGTAGTAGACGACCGCGAAGCAGAGCCCGATCGGGATGATCAGCCAGGGCTTGGTGGCGAAGTGCCAGTTGAAGACGTAGTCGATCGCGCCGGCGGAGAAGGTGAAGCCGTCGTGCACG of Kitasatospora viridis contains these proteins:
- a CDS encoding MoaD/ThiS family protein; translated protein: MAIEVRIPTILRSYTDGAKAVDGAGASLGELIADLDVRHPGIAARLLDNGELRRFVNVYLNDEDVRFLEGIGTGLKDGDSVTILPAVAGGSK
- a CDS encoding PLP-dependent cysteine synthase family protein encodes the protein MRYDSPIEAVGNTPLVRLPRLSAAIPGNESGQVSLWAKLEDRNPTGSIKDRPALHMIERAEAAGRLTPGCTVLEPTSGNTGISLAMAAKLKGYRMVCVMPENTSEERRELLRMWGAEIISSPAAGGSNTAVRVAKELAAEHPDWVMLYQYGNPDNAGAHYAGTGPEILADLPTVTHFVAGLGTTGTLMGVGRYLREKVPGVKIVAAEPRYDDLVYGLRNLDEGFVPELYDAEVLTTRFSVGSADSVRRTRELLAEEGIFAGVSTGAILHAALGAGRRAAEAGERADIVFVVPDGGWKYLSTGIYTAETTEQAVEALRGQLWA
- a CDS encoding type II toxin-antitoxin system PemK/MazF family toxin, whose product is MNHATYPLLGLAVLVLLALVVLLGCRSRTTERPRPAPVGAPRAGSPAPREIWWAEVPFEEVSGSKDRPCLVLAVRGRTATVAKITSKHHAELPGVLALPPGAVGDRQGRASWLETHELREVPLAHFRRRVGVLDATTWARTERAVRAR
- a CDS encoding putative leader peptide, with the protein product MRSVDVSIQAPGIRLVARLHIDLCRHAAAICRDA
- a CDS encoding MerR family transcriptional regulator; the encoded protein is MSQSSADAWSYPEIARHIGVQPDTVRSYRRHGLLPEPDFVDAGGHPRWYPERIREWARRRPGHR
- a CDS encoding MBL fold metallo-hydrolase; this encodes MELTVVGCSGSFPSPESACSSYLVEADGFRLVLDLGNGALGALQNHIGLYDVDAIALSHLHADHCIDLCAYWVARNYRLEGCPELLPVYGPADTPGRLARAYDMPEVPGMTEVFDFRTLPAGPFELGPLRVTAVRVNHPVEAYAFRIEHGGRSLVYSGDTGESPELVALARDCDLLLCEAAYTDGKETYRAVHLNGREAGEHAAAAGARRLVLTHIPPWTDPQRNLHDARLAFPGPVELAEAGAVYRI
- a CDS encoding Mov34/MPN/PAD-1 family protein, whose product is MLTITRELRDAIVAHARADHPDEACGVVAGPAGTDRPERFIPMLNAARSPTFYEFDSQDLLKLYRDMDDRDEEPVVVYHSHTATEAYPSRTDVSYASEPNAHYVLVSTAEGTGPEDPYQFRSFRIVDGVITEEDVTVVEA